One Flavobacterium sp. 90 DNA segment encodes these proteins:
- the galK gene encoding galactokinase yields the protein MNDILIQSTTAFFEKSFGSAPQKIVLSPGRINIIGEHIDYNDGYVLPAAIDKVICFAFEKNGTKKSKIIAIDLNEEFEIDLTQEVQLSDVVWTNYIRGVIKQLQDNGFSFDGFNCVFSSNIPVGSGLSSSAALECGTIFGIKELFDLKIEKVDISLLGQKAEHWVGINCGIMDQFSSVHGLDNKVIKLDCNTLDFEYHNADFKDYSLVLFDSNVKHSLFTSEYNTRRLECEEGLSIIKNHFPEIKSFRDCTEEQLLSIQDKISATVFKRVHYVVKEIARVTKACEALDNGNIEILGQLLFETHYGLSQEYEVSCEELDMLVDTAKADERIIGSRLMGGGFGGCTINLIKKGHENEVKSKFSNLYLDTFGIELKFYDVKISNGTTLL from the coding sequence ATGAATGACATTTTAATACAAAGCACAACGGCATTTTTTGAGAAATCATTTGGATCTGCGCCTCAAAAAATTGTACTTTCTCCTGGAAGAATTAATATTATTGGAGAGCATATTGATTATAATGACGGTTACGTTTTACCGGCAGCAATTGACAAAGTAATTTGTTTTGCTTTCGAAAAAAACGGTACCAAAAAATCTAAAATAATCGCTATCGATTTAAATGAAGAATTCGAAATTGATTTAACTCAGGAAGTTCAATTAAGTGATGTCGTTTGGACCAATTATATTCGTGGTGTAATAAAACAATTGCAGGATAACGGTTTTTCTTTTGACGGTTTCAATTGTGTTTTCAGCAGTAATATTCCGGTTGGTTCAGGATTGTCATCTTCTGCAGCTTTAGAATGCGGAACCATTTTTGGAATCAAAGAACTTTTTGATCTTAAAATTGAAAAGGTTGATATTTCATTATTAGGACAAAAAGCAGAACATTGGGTTGGTATCAATTGTGGTATTATGGACCAATTTTCAAGCGTTCATGGTCTTGACAATAAAGTAATAAAACTGGATTGTAACACATTGGATTTTGAATATCACAATGCTGATTTCAAAGATTATTCTTTGGTTTTATTTGACAGCAATGTAAAACATTCACTTTTTACATCTGAATATAATACAAGAAGACTTGAATGCGAAGAAGGATTATCGATTATTAAAAATCATTTTCCGGAAATAAAAAGTTTTAGAGATTGCACAGAAGAACAACTTTTGAGCATTCAGGATAAAATAAGTGCAACAGTATTTAAAAGAGTACATTATGTTGTAAAAGAAATTGCCCGCGTAACAAAAGCTTGTGAGGCTTTGGACAACGGAAATATAGAAATTTTAGGACAATTACTTTTTGAGACGCATTATGGTCTGTCGCAAGAGTATGAAGTAAGTTGCGAGGAGCTGGATATGCTTGTAGATACCGCAAAAGCTGACGAGAGAATAATCGGTTCGCGTTTGATGGGCGGAGGTTTTGGCGGATGCACCATCAATTTAATTAAAAAAGGGCATGAAAATGAGGTAAAAAGTAAGTTTTCAAATCTTTATTTAGATACATTTGGGATTGAATTAAAATTTTATGATGTAAAAATCTCAAACGGAACAACATTACTTTAA
- a CDS encoding aldose epimerase family protein → MEIKHISHFQQKSISNSFGLSSDNEEILAFELSNKNGMKVQITNFGATVTSLQIPVADGKLVDVVVGFDSAASYLASYNLPSAPYLGTTVGRYAGRINKGIFSLNGKTFQLNTNNNGNALHGGNAGFGQKIWNVTDITSNENPSITFSLLSPHLDENYPGELQVDLTYTLTEKNELQLDYKATSTEDTVINLTHHSYFNLDGHDGSVLNQEMFINSEKILETNEENIPTGNFTALSNHDFDFRTAKKCPASIDNSFVIEPTNDVVAKLFSTKNNLQMSVYTDQPSVHIYVGGNCFDTLKGKENVTYHPSSGICFETQNFPDAPNHAHFPNSVLKKGAEYRQKTVYKFENIN, encoded by the coding sequence ATGGAAATAAAACATATATCGCATTTTCAACAGAAAAGTATTTCTAATTCATTTGGTTTATCTTCTGATAACGAAGAAATTCTCGCTTTTGAATTATCGAACAAAAACGGAATGAAAGTTCAAATTACAAATTTTGGAGCGACGGTTACTTCTCTACAAATTCCTGTTGCTGACGGAAAACTGGTAGATGTTGTTGTTGGATTTGATTCGGCAGCTTCTTATTTAGCTTCTTATAATTTGCCAAGTGCGCCTTATTTAGGAACAACAGTTGGACGTTATGCAGGAAGAATTAATAAAGGTATTTTCTCTTTAAATGGTAAAACTTTTCAGTTAAATACCAATAATAATGGTAATGCGTTACATGGCGGAAATGCTGGTTTTGGACAAAAAATATGGAACGTTACTGATATTACTTCTAATGAAAATCCGTCGATAACATTCAGTCTTTTGAGTCCTCATTTAGACGAAAATTATCCGGGAGAATTACAGGTAGATTTAACGTATACATTAACCGAAAAGAATGAATTGCAACTGGATTATAAAGCAACTTCGACTGAAGATACAGTGATTAATTTAACGCATCATAGTTATTTTAATCTTGATGGACACGATGGTTCTGTATTGAATCAGGAAATGTTTATCAACTCAGAGAAGATCTTAGAAACGAATGAAGAGAATATTCCAACCGGAAATTTTACAGCGCTTTCTAATCATGATTTTGATTTTAGAACGGCAAAAAAATGCCCGGCTTCTATCGACAATTCTTTTGTAATTGAACCTACGAATGATGTTGTTGCAAAATTATTCAGCACAAAAAATAATTTACAAATGAGTGTTTACACAGATCAGCCAAGTGTACATATATATGTTGGCGGAAATTGTTTTGATACTCTTAAAGGAAAAGAAAATGTAACTTATCATCCGTCAAGCGGAATTTGTTTTGAAACACAGAATTTTCCGGATGCACCAAATCATGCTCATTTTCCGAATTCGGTTTTGAAAAAAGGAGCTGAATATCGCCAAAAAACAGTTTACAAATTTGAGAATATAAATTAG